One stretch of Candidatus Bathyarchaeia archaeon DNA includes these proteins:
- the hutI gene encoding imidazolonepropionase, whose product MVLHKTPKIRKREVVDILIINAQEMLTLQGSSQTPRTGKWMRELGIIHDGAVAIHEGRIVAVGKTNEVTKAFRGEYILNAKGKTVLPGFVDPHTHLVFSGSREDEFQMLLEGTSFTQLLDRGEAVYKTAKDTRRTRFEKLVELGIERMDTMLTHGTTTVEIKSGYGLNTEDELRILQVIRRINRLHSMGITATFMGAHVVPFEFKNNTEEYVDILIEEALPKVAQSGMAEFCDVFCERGIFNLEQTKRILVKAKSVGLKTKIHADHLSMLGGTEVGADIGVVSAEHLNFASAEGMKRMAEKGVVAVLLPAATFSMMMTQFANARQMIDIGVPVALGTDFNAGNWTLNQQLVIAMACHFMRMTPAEAITAATINAAHAVHRAKEVGSIEVGKRADVAVLNAPNYRFLGYSLGVNLVDKVITNGRLVVDREKHNEPVFLNKME is encoded by the coding sequence ATGGTTTTACATAAAACACCTAAAATCAGAAAACGAGAAGTCGTCGACATACTCATCATAAACGCCCAAGAAATGCTTACCTTACAGGGAAGCAGCCAAACACCCCGCACGGGCAAGTGGATGCGGGAGTTGGGAATCATCCATGATGGAGCCGTAGCCATCCACGAAGGCAGAATCGTGGCAGTAGGAAAAACAAACGAGGTGACCAAAGCCTTCCGAGGAGAATACATACTCAACGCCAAAGGCAAAACAGTTCTCCCAGGCTTTGTTGACCCCCACACGCACCTAGTTTTTTCAGGCTCCCGTGAAGACGAATTTCAAATGCTTCTCGAAGGCACCTCCTTTACCCAATTACTTGACAGGGGAGAGGCGGTCTATAAAACGGCAAAGGACACACGCCGAACAAGATTTGAAAAGCTAGTGGAGTTGGGCATCGAAAGAATGGACACCATGCTTACCCACGGCACAACCACAGTGGAAATCAAAAGCGGCTACGGATTAAACACCGAAGATGAACTCCGCATCTTACAAGTCATCCGACGTATAAACAGGCTTCACAGCATGGGCATCACAGCCACATTCATGGGCGCCCACGTGGTTCCGTTTGAATTTAAAAACAACACCGAGGAATACGTTGACATACTCATCGAAGAAGCATTACCCAAAGTGGCGCAGTCAGGGATGGCGGAATTTTGCGATGTCTTCTGCGAAAGGGGCATTTTCAATCTGGAGCAAACCAAACGCATCTTGGTGAAAGCAAAAAGCGTAGGGTTAAAAACTAAAATCCACGCCGACCACCTGAGCATGCTTGGCGGAACCGAAGTTGGCGCGGACATAGGAGTAGTTTCGGCGGAACATCTGAATTTCGCTTCGGCAGAAGGCATGAAGAGGATGGCGGAAAAAGGAGTGGTGGCTGTTCTGCTTCCAGCAGCAACTTTTAGCATGATGATGACACAGTTTGCCAACGCCCGACAGATGATTGACATAGGGGTTCCAGTGGCGTTAGGCACTGACTTTAACGCAGGAAACTGGACGCTAAATCAGCAGTTAGTTATAGCCATGGCATGCCACTTCATGCGTATGACCCCCGCGGAAGCCATAACCGCCGCCACAATAAACGCCGCCCACGCAGTACACCGCGCAAAAGAAGTGGGAAGCATAGAGGTTGGAAAAAGAGCCGACGTGGCCGTCCTGAACGCGCCCAACTACCGGTTCTTAGGTTACAGTCTGGGCGTAAACTTGGTTGACAAAGTTATAACAAACGGCAGATTAGTTGTTGATAGAGAAAAACACAATGAACCTGTTTTCTTAAATAAAATGGAGTGA
- a CDS encoding phosphoribosyltransferase, whose translation MTGKVCFEAPTWNHIYRLLLQQSRAICRSDFQPDLLVGVSRGGWVSARILSDLLENANLVNVKVECYLGIGETLAAPRLTQCLSADVAGKRVLIVDEVADSGKSLQLVVGHVREKGAQQIKTAVLYLKPCCSFKPDFWAATTACWLVFPWEIKETLRKITQAHKTDASQAEAELAELVKAGVSKSLIARFLREFSEAKSC comes from the coding sequence TTGACTGGCAAAGTCTGCTTTGAGGCGCCAACTTGGAACCACATCTATCGTTTACTGCTCCAGCAAAGCCGGGCAATTTGCAGAAGCGATTTTCAACCTGACCTTCTTGTGGGGGTTTCGCGGGGCGGATGGGTTTCTGCCCGCATCCTTTCAGATTTGCTCGAAAACGCCAACTTGGTGAACGTAAAAGTTGAATGCTACTTGGGCATAGGTGAAACGTTGGCTGCTCCCCGTTTGACACAGTGCCTCTCCGCGGATGTGGCGGGTAAACGGGTGCTTATCGTTGATGAGGTTGCTGATTCAGGCAAAAGCCTTCAGCTTGTTGTTGGTCACGTCCGTGAAAAAGGCGCCCAGCAAATCAAGACCGCCGTTTTGTACTTGAAACCCTGCTGCTCTTTTAAGCCTGACTTTTGGGCGGCAACAACGGCGTGCTGGCTGGTGTTTCCGTGGGAAATTAAGGAAACGCTGCGCAAAATCACGCAAGCCCACAAAACCGACGCTTCTCAGGCTGAGGCAGAGCTTGCCGAGTTAGTCAAAGCGGGTGTTTCCAAAAGCCTAATTGCCCGGTTTTTGAGAGAGTTTTCTGAGGCTAAATCATGCTAA
- the cgi121 gene encoding KEOPS complex subunit Cgi121: MLNAIVEFGKWVAVGGFKGAKISDAKAFADSIRGCLPSGVEVQLFDADLVASWRHLYFAALNALMAFQNRCNLSKSLAVETALYASAQRQIKKALPLIGLKPACSHVAVLVVGDDADAVEAGFSAVAAQIQAERDDAVLELSAAKIKRIREAFDVSDAELTAVSSSGGAAEALVALVLERVALLSTRL; this comes from the coding sequence ATGCTAAACGCTATTGTGGAGTTTGGGAAGTGGGTTGCGGTTGGAGGTTTTAAAGGCGCCAAGATTTCCGACGCCAAAGCCTTCGCAGATAGCATTCGTGGGTGTTTGCCTTCTGGGGTGGAGGTGCAGTTGTTTGATGCGGATTTGGTGGCTTCTTGGCGGCACCTCTACTTTGCAGCATTGAATGCGCTCATGGCTTTCCAAAACCGCTGCAACCTCTCCAAAAGTCTTGCCGTTGAAACCGCCTTGTATGCTTCGGCGCAGCGGCAAATCAAAAAAGCCCTGCCCCTAATCGGGCTAAAACCCGCCTGCTCCCACGTCGCAGTCTTGGTTGTCGGCGATGATGCGGATGCGGTTGAGGCGGGCTTTTCTGCGGTTGCAGCCCAAATCCAAGCTGAACGTGACGACGCGGTGTTGGAGCTTTCCGCCGCCAAAATCAAGCGGATTCGGGAGGCGTTTGACGTTTCTGACGCGGAGCTGACCGCGGTGTCTTCCTCTGGAGGCGCGGCTGAGGCTTTGGTGGCTCTTGTTTTGGAGCGGGTGGCGCTGCTTTCCACACGCCTCTAA
- a CDS encoding THUMP domain-containing protein produces the protein MLSDFNLLASTMRGNERQMRYELAFLLKEAGDPEPKTDKAGIRGLVVAKTALDPIEALQKLHTLLQERPFEFRYALRILPIQKVVHTDIEEIKAAALELASGLAEGESFRMTVEKRFTSTHSREIIDAVAPNIKNRVDLENPDKILLIEVLGGYTGISLIKPTDAISVLKEKML, from the coding sequence TTGCTCTCAGACTTTAACCTGTTAGCTTCAACCATGCGGGGAAACGAACGCCAAATGCGCTACGAACTTGCCTTCCTGCTCAAAGAAGCCGGCGACCCTGAACCCAAAACTGACAAGGCAGGCATCAGGGGCTTGGTGGTGGCGAAAACCGCGTTGGACCCCATCGAAGCCCTCCAAAAACTCCACACCCTGCTGCAGGAGCGTCCCTTTGAGTTCCGCTACGCCCTGCGGATTTTACCCATCCAAAAAGTGGTCCACACCGACATTGAAGAGATTAAGGCGGCGGCGTTGGAGTTGGCGTCGGGTTTGGCGGAGGGGGAGTCTTTTCGCATGACCGTGGAGAAACGCTTCACCAGCACGCACAGCCGCGAAATCATCGATGCAGTCGCCCCCAACATCAAAAACCGTGTGGACCTCGAAAACCCCGACAAAATCCTGCTCATCGAGGTTTTGGGCGGCTACACTGGCATCTCACTGATAAAACCCACCGATGCCATCTCGGTGCTTAAAGAAAAAATGCTCTAA
- a CDS encoding DUF86 domain-containing protein, whose protein sequence is MKKNHINRSPKLYLNEIVEFIGIIQNYTKGMAYDDFVKDARTIDAVDANIRNKGEAVRILAKHRNIKELFYRFHIPYTSLADMRTDLTHEYFSRNVDAIWKTTQTLVS, encoded by the coding sequence TTGAAAAAGAACCATATAAATCGAAGCCCCAAGCTTTACCTGAATGAAATTGTAGAGTTCATAGGAATAATCCAAAACTACACTAAAGGCATGGCGTATGATGATTTCGTCAAAGATGCACGAACCATTGATGCTGTGGACGCTAACATACGAAACAAAGGCGAGGCGGTTAGAATCTTAGCTAAACACCGAAACATCAAAGAACTGTTTTACCGTTTCCACATTCCCTACACGTCACTTGCGGATATGCGAACTGACCTTACCCATGAATATTTTAGCAGAAACGTGGACGCCATTTGGAAAACAACGCAGACGCTGGTTAGTTGA
- a CDS encoding nucleotidyltransferase family protein, translated as MQSSLEEVRVQLQEMKPTLKKRFKVETIEIFGSFARGEQTEKSDLDLLVTYSDMVDLLMIASLRRYLRRKLGRKVDVVSKKFLNKHIKEQVLEEAIPV; from the coding sequence ATGCAGAGTTCGCTTGAAGAAGTAAGAGTGCAGCTTCAGGAAATGAAGCCGACCCTGAAAAAACGTTTCAAAGTGGAGACTATAGAAATATTTGGGTCCTTTGCGCGGGGAGAACAAACGGAGAAAAGCGATTTGGACCTTTTGGTCACTTATTCGGACATGGTTGACTTGCTTATGATAGCATCTTTGAGAAGGTACCTTAGACGAAAGCTGGGCAGGAAAGTAGATGTTGTCTCTAAAAAATTCTTGAACAAACACATCAAGGAGCAAGTTTTAGAGGAAGCCATTCCAGTTTGA
- a CDS encoding ribosome biogenesis/translation initiation ATPase RLI: MTRIAVMDYDRCKPKKCNQLCIKFCPMVRSRVEAVRFEDNKITISEKLCSGCGICVKKCPFKAISIVNLPDELDKDCSHRFGANAFKLFRLPMPSPGTVLGLLGQNGIGKSTTLKVLSGEIKPNLGNFQKPPEWETIIQFYRGSSLQEYFQKVSAGNLKVSHKPQYVDRIPKAIHGKVSELLEKVDQRKVLDGLVEELELKKIWDRNLDVLSGGELQRVAVTAALCREADVYLFDEPSSYLDVKQRLEVAKAIRGLKEQQKTVVVAEHDLAIIDYLSDQICVFYGEPSVYGVVSHVHGVRTGINIYLQGYIPDENIMFRKEAIIFHEKPPSATVLSEEVPLRWGALDKTFKGFKLSAQAGEIHKGEIIGILGPNGIGKTTFVKILAGLEKADVDQGFDKLTVSYKPQYIAPDYPGSVMELLMNVAKENYTSSWYKTEILQPLHVEPLLDHNVMELSGGELQKVAIAAALSRKADLLLLDEPSAYLDVEERLNTAKALRRVVEAHGIPAFVVEHDVVTQDFIADRVMVFSGEPGVQGTANPPTKLRRGMNMFLKEMDVTFRRDSVTRRPRVNKEGSRLDVMQKELGEYYYTRVRSQSEPEKKGKSHS; this comes from the coding sequence ATGACCCGTATTGCCGTTATGGACTACGACCGCTGCAAACCCAAAAAATGCAACCAGCTGTGCATAAAATTCTGCCCCATGGTTCGCAGCCGAGTAGAAGCCGTCCGATTCGAAGACAACAAAATCACAATCAGCGAGAAGCTTTGCAGCGGATGCGGCATATGCGTCAAAAAATGCCCCTTCAAAGCCATAAGCATCGTTAACCTGCCCGACGAGCTGGACAAGGACTGCAGCCACCGCTTCGGCGCCAACGCCTTCAAACTCTTCCGCCTCCCCATGCCCTCCCCCGGAACCGTACTAGGGTTACTGGGGCAAAACGGCATCGGCAAAAGCACCACCCTCAAAGTACTCTCAGGCGAAATCAAACCCAACCTCGGAAACTTCCAAAAACCCCCAGAATGGGAAACCATCATCCAATTTTACCGCGGCTCCTCACTGCAGGAATACTTCCAGAAAGTCAGCGCAGGCAACCTCAAAGTCAGCCACAAACCCCAATACGTCGACCGCATCCCCAAAGCCATCCACGGCAAAGTCAGCGAACTCCTCGAAAAGGTCGACCAACGCAAAGTTCTTGACGGCTTGGTTGAGGAGTTGGAGTTGAAGAAAATTTGGGACCGCAACCTTGATGTGCTTAGCGGCGGGGAACTGCAGCGGGTTGCTGTGACGGCGGCGTTGTGCCGTGAGGCAGATGTTTACCTTTTTGATGAGCCCAGCAGCTACCTTGACGTGAAGCAGCGATTGGAGGTTGCTAAAGCCATCCGAGGGCTTAAAGAGCAGCAGAAAACAGTGGTGGTTGCCGAGCATGACTTGGCAATTATCGATTACTTGTCTGACCAGATTTGCGTGTTCTACGGGGAACCCAGCGTCTACGGTGTGGTTAGCCACGTGCATGGCGTCCGCACGGGCATTAACATTTACTTGCAGGGCTACATCCCCGACGAGAACATCATGTTCCGCAAAGAAGCCATCATATTCCACGAAAAACCCCCCTCCGCCACGGTGCTTAGCGAAGAGGTTCCGCTCCGATGGGGCGCCCTGGACAAAACGTTTAAGGGCTTTAAGCTCTCCGCCCAGGCAGGCGAAATTCACAAAGGCGAAATCATCGGCATCCTTGGCCCCAACGGCATCGGCAAAACCACCTTCGTGAAAATCTTGGCGGGGCTCGAAAAGGCGGATGTTGACCAAGGCTTTGACAAGTTAACGGTCAGCTATAAACCTCAATACATCGCCCCCGACTACCCCGGCTCAGTCATGGAGCTGCTCATGAACGTGGCGAAAGAAAACTACACCAGCAGCTGGTACAAAACCGAAATCCTACAGCCCCTGCACGTAGAGCCCCTTCTGGACCACAACGTCATGGAACTCAGCGGTGGGGAACTGCAGAAAGTCGCCATAGCAGCCGCCTTAAGCCGCAAAGCAGACCTGCTGCTGCTTGACGAGCCCAGCGCGTATTTGGACGTGGAAGAACGCCTCAACACCGCCAAAGCCCTGCGACGCGTGGTGGAAGCTCACGGTATCCCAGCGTTTGTGGTGGAACACGATGTGGTCACCCAAGACTTCATCGCGGACAGGGTTATGGTTTTCAGCGGTGAACCCGGCGTGCAAGGCACGGCGAATCCGCCCACGAAGCTGCGCAGAGGAATGAACATGTTCCTCAAAGAGATGGATGTCACTTTCCGACGTGACTCCGTTACCCGCCGACCCCGAGTCAACAAGGAAGGCAGCCGCCTTGATGTTATGCAAAAGGAACTGGGCGAGTACTACTATACGCGGGTGCGTTCCCAAAGTGAACCTGAAAAGAAGGGCAAATCCCATTCCTGA
- a CDS encoding DNA topoisomerase VI subunit B, whose amino-acid sequence MAQTFEEISSSDFFYRNRDIAGFSNPSRAIFVAIREIVENSLDAAESLKIPPDIFVRLSFESQATKETQVYKLRVEDNGCGIPPRFIPSAFGQILYGSKYKLKQTRGTFGLGGKMSLLYGQITTHQAASVTSSTGETNKIYSFKLMIDIQRNRPIILDRKVTINKDNWRGTIVEFSLEGDYLRSMPKILEYFKQTAMVNPYANLTFIDPKGRLYKFSRVTTEMPEPPKETLPHPYGVDVELLQRLITLTDCANLQEFLKHHFLRVGDITAQKFLVSSGLSYVSCPEHGKLLPEKVNWVDGKVRCSLCGQEAKFAKLKNPKKLTHEEIVKLTQNLKKFKDFLPPDANCLSPLGEDLLRAGVQKELNPEYLVVHQRKPSTYAGHPFIVELGIAYGGGVPKTGGFGLYRFANRIPLLYDEASDVSFRVINSMNWRRYKVSTDMPIAIVVHLCSTKVPYKTVGKEFIADRAEVRREIANALREVARQLGHFLTRKEHVNTEKKRLSVFSKYLPKIAQFSAKLAGQERVPEIDRLLKSVQKYGTEET is encoded by the coding sequence GTGGCACAAACATTCGAAGAGATTTCGTCTTCTGACTTTTTCTACCGCAACCGAGACATCGCTGGATTTTCCAACCCATCCCGCGCCATCTTTGTTGCCATCCGCGAAATCGTGGAGAACTCACTTGACGCAGCGGAAAGCCTAAAAATTCCCCCAGACATTTTTGTGCGCTTAAGCTTCGAATCCCAAGCCACCAAAGAAACCCAAGTCTACAAGCTCCGCGTCGAAGACAACGGATGCGGCATCCCCCCAAGATTTATCCCGTCCGCGTTTGGGCAGATTCTCTACGGCTCAAAATACAAGCTTAAACAGACCCGCGGCACTTTCGGGCTCGGCGGCAAAATGTCGCTGCTTTATGGGCAAATCACCACCCACCAAGCAGCCAGCGTCACCTCAAGCACCGGCGAAACCAACAAGATTTACTCGTTTAAGCTGATGATTGACATACAGCGCAACCGCCCCATCATTTTAGACCGCAAAGTCACGATAAACAAGGACAATTGGCGGGGCACTATCGTGGAGTTTTCGTTGGAAGGCGACTACTTGCGGTCTATGCCAAAAATTTTGGAGTACTTTAAGCAGACCGCTATGGTGAACCCTTACGCCAACTTGACCTTCATCGACCCCAAAGGTAGGCTCTACAAGTTTTCGCGGGTCACCACCGAAATGCCTGAACCCCCCAAAGAAACCCTACCTCACCCCTACGGCGTTGACGTAGAACTTCTCCAAAGATTAATCACCCTAACCGACTGCGCTAACCTGCAGGAATTTCTCAAACATCACTTTCTGCGTGTCGGCGACATCACAGCCCAAAAGTTTCTTGTTTCCAGCGGCTTAAGTTATGTTTCTTGTCCTGAGCATGGTAAATTGCTGCCTGAAAAAGTCAACTGGGTGGACGGCAAAGTTCGCTGTTCCCTGTGTGGGCAAGAAGCTAAATTTGCAAAACTTAAAAACCCCAAAAAGCTGACCCATGAGGAAATTGTCAAGTTAACCCAGAACCTTAAGAAATTCAAAGATTTCCTCCCCCCAGATGCCAACTGCCTTTCCCCTCTGGGCGAAGACTTGCTCCGTGCAGGAGTCCAGAAGGAGCTGAACCCAGAGTATTTGGTTGTTCATCAACGTAAACCTTCCACCTACGCGGGGCACCCCTTCATTGTGGAGTTAGGCATAGCCTACGGCGGTGGGGTTCCCAAAACAGGCGGCTTTGGGCTCTACCGCTTCGCTAACCGTATTCCCCTGCTTTACGACGAAGCCAGCGACGTTTCGTTCCGCGTAATCAACAGCATGAACTGGCGACGATACAAAGTCAGCACTGACATGCCCATCGCCATCGTGGTGCACCTTTGCAGTACCAAAGTTCCCTACAAAACCGTGGGCAAAGAATTCATAGCCGACCGCGCTGAAGTCCGCCGCGAAATCGCAAACGCCCTGCGTGAAGTCGCACGTCAACTCGGCCACTTCTTAACCCGTAAGGAGCACGTGAACACCGAGAAAAAACGGTTATCCGTTTTCTCAAAGTATCTGCCCAAAATTGCCCAGTTCTCAGCTAAACTGGCGGGGCAGGAGCGGGTTCCTGAAATAGACAGATTATTGAAGAGTGTTCAAAAGTATGGCACAGAAGAAACCTAA
- a CDS encoding DNA topoisomerase IV subunit A, which yields MAQKKPKITEKKQEVLNGLKAFGASVCRQLDEGVFPTVNMPSRSTENITYDPNVRQYILGEKCVGRSTRNIRHIKPFTQLAWVALFSNELTSQRKTSTLRDVYYSAQAYEMTFSDQQESNNIITDLETLTGFAREDFSIFPEERSAIFGDLDIGYTVPGYEGKTVNLTSHPDGVLIGPAVTSSEFIKTSADKVIAIEKGALFTRFIEENVHNKHKSLLISCGGQAPRQTRSFIRRLHTELGLPVFILTDGDPWGMHIAQVIISGSANAAHLRELNTPDAVWSGVWASDIIDYKLPTDPLDEVDVKRLYELQKDPRYQNDPIWQREIKTFLKIRRKTELEAFSRYGLTYIVDEYLPAKLDGKK from the coding sequence ATGGCACAGAAGAAACCTAAGATAACTGAAAAAAAGCAAGAGGTCCTTAACGGACTTAAAGCCTTTGGCGCTTCGGTTTGCCGCCAACTCGACGAAGGCGTCTTCCCAACAGTTAACATGCCCAGCCGTTCAACCGAAAACATAACCTACGACCCCAACGTGCGCCAATACATCTTAGGCGAGAAATGTGTGGGCAGAAGCACCCGAAACATCCGTCACATTAAACCGTTTACTCAACTTGCGTGGGTCGCATTGTTTAGCAATGAACTCACCAGTCAACGTAAAACCTCCACGTTAAGAGATGTCTACTACTCCGCGCAAGCCTACGAGATGACTTTTTCAGACCAGCAAGAGTCAAACAACATCATCACCGACCTAGAAACCCTCACAGGGTTTGCACGAGAAGACTTTAGCATATTTCCTGAAGAACGCAGCGCAATTTTTGGCGACTTAGACATCGGCTACACCGTGCCCGGCTATGAAGGAAAAACGGTGAATTTAACCAGCCACCCAGACGGCGTACTTATTGGACCCGCAGTCACTTCTTCAGAGTTCATAAAAACCAGCGCTGACAAAGTTATAGCCATCGAAAAAGGTGCGCTTTTCACGCGTTTCATCGAAGAAAACGTCCACAACAAACACAAATCCCTCCTGATTTCTTGCGGAGGACAAGCACCAAGACAAACCCGTAGCTTCATTCGCCGCCTCCACACCGAACTCGGCTTGCCCGTTTTTATATTAACCGACGGTGACCCTTGGGGTATGCACATCGCTCAGGTTATCATCTCAGGCTCCGCCAACGCTGCCCATCTGCGTGAGCTTAATACGCCTGACGCGGTTTGGAGTGGCGTGTGGGCAAGTGACATCATCGATTACAAGCTGCCTACTGATCCGCTGGATGAAGTAGACGTTAAACGCCTCTATGAACTGCAAAAGGACCCGCGATACCAAAATGACCCCATCTGGCAACGTGAAATCAAGACGTTTCTTAAGATTAGGCGTAAGACGGAACTTGAAGCTTTCAGCCGCTATGGGTTAACTTACATTGTGGATGAGTATTTGCCTGCAAAACTGGATGGCAAGAAATAA
- a CDS encoding type II toxin-antitoxin system HicB family antitoxin: protein MKIGVTVHKEGKWYVAVDSVMGVASQGKSCDEALKNFQEAFELWFECAEDWEKERAVKGEPVATLVLDIPV, encoded by the coding sequence TTGAAGATTGGTGTAACCGTTCATAAAGAAGGAAAATGGTATGTTGCAGTAGATTCAGTAATGGGAGTTGCGAGCCAAGGCAAGAGTTGTGATGAAGCCTTAAAGAATTTCCAAGAAGCCTTCGAGCTTTGGTTTGAGTGTGCTGAAGACTGGGAGAAAGAACGTGCAGTTAAAGGCGAACCAGTCGCTACACTGGTTTTGGACATACCTGTTTAA
- a CDS encoding type II toxin-antitoxin system HicA family toxin: MGFQMDRQRGSHMIFKGFTNGRERTVVVPKHGEIAVGTLMSILGQGITIEEFDRVLEKS; the protein is encoded by the coding sequence ATAGGTTTTCAAATGGATAGGCAACGGGGCAGTCATATGATTTTCAAAGGCTTTACCAATGGAAGAGAAAGAACGGTTGTTGTTCCAAAACACGGAGAAATCGCCGTAGGCACCCTAATGAGCATATTGGGGCAAGGGATAACTATTGAAGAATTTGACAGAGTACTAGAAAAGAGTTAA
- a CDS encoding class I SAM-dependent methyltransferase, with the protein MELIGKLAIHPTDVVVDYGCGPGFFTLELARRAQTVIAIDLSAKMLQKAKNKAAKAGAQNIRFLQSNGTSFQLENGKVDLILLVTVYHEVGDNETVLRQFRRILKPDGKLIIVEVIKEGSVHGAPVQDPEKLKAEIEAAGFRLVEMQPYKKYSILRFTKQN; encoded by the coding sequence TTGGAACTCATAGGAAAACTTGCAATTCACCCCACTGATGTTGTGGTCGATTATGGCTGTGGACCAGGCTTCTTCACACTGGAACTTGCCCGCAGAGCCCAAACTGTAATCGCCATAGACCTCTCAGCCAAGATGCTTCAGAAAGCCAAAAACAAAGCCGCCAAGGCAGGAGCTCAAAACATCAGGTTTCTGCAGAGCAACGGCACAAGCTTTCAGCTGGAGAACGGCAAGGTGGATCTGATTTTGTTGGTGACAGTGTATCATGAGGTGGGGGATAACGAGACGGTTTTGAGGCAATTCCGCCGAATTCTCAAACCTGACGGCAAATTGATTATTGTTGAGGTCATCAAGGAGGGCTCTGTTCATGGGGCACCCGTGCAGGACCCTGAAAAGTTGAAGGCTGAAATTGAAGCGGCAGGGTTTAGGCTTGTGGAGATGCAGCCTTACAAAAAATACAGCATCCTCAGGTTCACCAAACAAAATTAG